Part of the Sinomonas atrocyanea genome is shown below.
TCGAAGCTGCAGGACGCATCGCTGTCCTATTCCTCGCTCTCGGGCTGGAAGGAGCGCGGGAGCCTCGAGGACTTCCTCGGCCTCACCGACGAGGTCTGGCGGACCCGCGCCTACGGGGACTTCTGGTCCTACTGCCTCGTCGCCGAGGGCGCCGTGGACATCGCCACAGAGCCCGAGCTCGCCCTCTACGACATGGCCGCCCTCGTGCCCATCGTCACCGAGGCGGGGGGCCGCTTCACCTCCCTGGACGGGCAGGACGGCCCGTGGGGCGGCAATGCGCTCGCGACCAACGGGATCCTGCACTCCGAGGTGCTCGGCAAGCTGAACCCCGGCCGCGACGACCTCCTGCCGGACTGACGCGGGCCCCGGCAGCCGGCCCGCGCCCCGTCACCGTTCGTCACACTGACCCGCTGCGCGCCGCCCGGCGTGCGCGGCCCTCCCGCGTGCCCTAGGGTCTTTGCCAAGGTCACGAGTGCCAGCGCGAAACCCCGGTTTGCTGGCCGGCAACCCTCCCAGACGCGGCGGGGTGCCCCGGGTGACGACCGGGCCGGTCCGGAACGGATGCGGCAAGCGCGGACCCGAGGGTCCCTCGCCTGTGAGGAACGCCGATGAGCACTGTCCTGTCCCCCACCGCCGACGCTGCCGAGCTGAGCGCGCGGTACCCCGACGCGCTCGAGCCACTCGCCGCCGTCGTCGGCGCCGACCTCGCCGCGCCGCTCGTGACCGGCGGGAGCGTCCGGTACGCCAATCTCGACTACGCGGCCTCCGCCCCGGCGCTGGCCGAGGTCGCCGACCACCTCACCGAGGTGCTGCCCTTCTACGCGAGCGTGCACCGCGGCGCCGGCTACGCCTCGCAGATCAGCACGAGCGTCTACGAGAACGCGCGCGGAACCGTGCGCGCCTTCGCCGGGGCGAGGCCGGACGACGCGGTCGTGTTCACGCGCAACACCACCGACTCCCTCAACCTGCTCGCCGGCTGCGTCCCGCCCGGCCTCGACGTCCTCTACCTGGACATCGAGCACCACGCGAACCTCCTGCCCTGGCAGGGCCGCCCGCACCGCAGCGTCGTCGCCGCGGACACGGTCGCCGAGACGCTCGAGCGCCTCGGCGCAGAGCTCGCCCACGGCGGGGTGGGCCTCCTCGCCGTGACCGGGGCCTCCAACGTCACCGGGGAAGTCCTCCCCCTCGCCGAGCTCGCCGCCCTCGCCCACGCCCACGGGGCCAGGATCCTCGTCGACGCCGCCCAGCTGGCCCCGCACCGCCGGATCGACATGGCGGGGGACCCCGGAGCCGTCACGGGCATCGACTACCTCGCCTTCTCGGGCCACAAGCTCTACGCCCCCTTCGGCAGCGGCGTGCTCGTGGGCCGGCCGGACTGGCTCGACGCCGGCCGGCCGCACCTCGCCGGCGGCGGCGCCGTCAGCGAGGTCCGCCTCGAGTCCGTGGCCTGGGCCACCGGGCCGGCCCGGCACGAGGCCGGCTCCCCCAACGTCCTCGGCGCGGCGACGCTCGCCCGCGCCGCCGAGGTCCTCGGCGCCCTGGACCCCGTCGCGTGGACCCGCCACGAGGAGCAGCTGCGCGCCGCGCTCGTGGACGGCCTGGAGGCGATCGACGGCGTCGGCGTCCACCGCCTCTTCGCCGACGCGCCGTCGGCGATCGGCGTGGTGAACTTCTCGATTGCCGGCTACGACGCGGGCCTCGCGGCCGCCTACCTCTCCGCAGAGCACGGCATCGGCGTGCGGGACGGGCGATTCTGCGCCCATCCTGCCCTGACCCGGCTCGGGCTGCCGGCGGGCTCCCTGCGGGCCAGCTTCGGCGTCGGCTCCCGGCTCGAGGACGTCGAGCGGCTCGTGGCAGCGGTCGGGCAGCTCGTCGAGGCCGGGCTGGGCATCGACTACGCCGTCGACGCCGGGCGATGGGTCCCTGCCCGGGACACCCGGCCGTTCCCCGCCTGGGCGCCCAACACCCCGGGCACCGCGGGGGCGGCGCCGTGCAGCCTCGGCGAGTGAGCGGCGTCGTCCGCACGCCCTAGGGGCCGCGCCCGACGTAGAGTGGGGAGCCGGAATCCTCGAAAGGAACTGATGGGACGGGGCGGGCCGAAGTTCGACGACGCGCGGCGGCGCGAGCTCGCCGGGGCGTTCTCCGCCGGCGGCGAGCACTACGAACGGGTCCGCCCCGGCTACCCGAGGGAGGCGGCCGACTGGATCGTCCCGGACGGCGCGCGCACCGCGGTCGATCTCGGGGCCGGCACCGGCAAGTTCACCGAGCTGCTCGTGGCCCGCGGCCTCGCCGTGACCGCCGTGGACCCGTCCGCGGACATGCTGGCCCAGCTCGCCGCCAGGCTCCCCTCGGTCACGTGCGTCGCTGCCCCCGCCGAGCGGACCGGGCTGCCGGACGCCTCCACGGACGTGGTGGTCGCCGCCCAGGCCTGGCACTGGTTCGACCCGGCGGCCGCGACCCGCGAGGCGGCCCGCCTCCTCCGTCCGGGCGGCCGCGCCGGGCTCGTGTGGAACCAGCTCGACACGCGCATCCCCTGGGTCCACCGGCTCTCGCGCATCATGCACGCCGGCGACGTCCACAAGCCGGACTACCACCCGCCGTCGGGCCCGGAGCTGCACGGCTGGGAGCCGCTCGTGATCGCCTGGGAGGACCCGACCACCCCCGAGGGCATCGTGGAGCTGACGAAGTCCCGCAGCTACTACCTGCGGGCCTCCGAGAAGAACCGGCGCAGGGTCGAGGACAACCTCGCCTGGTACCTCTTCGAGCACCTCGGCCACTCCGCTGGCGAGCCCCTCGCCCTGCCCTACATCACCCAGGCGTGGCGCGCCACGGAGGCACCGCGCTGACGCCGGTGCGCAGCACCTTGCCGCACGCAAGCGCAGCCCGTAGTGTTTAGGTGTACCGAAAACTTATGTTTGGCGCGTCTAAGTGCCAGGC
Proteins encoded:
- a CDS encoding aminotransferase class V-fold PLP-dependent enzyme — encoded protein: MSTVLSPTADAAELSARYPDALEPLAAVVGADLAAPLVTGGSVRYANLDYAASAPALAEVADHLTEVLPFYASVHRGAGYASQISTSVYENARGTVRAFAGARPDDAVVFTRNTTDSLNLLAGCVPPGLDVLYLDIEHHANLLPWQGRPHRSVVAADTVAETLERLGAELAHGGVGLLAVTGASNVTGEVLPLAELAALAHAHGARILVDAAQLAPHRRIDMAGDPGAVTGIDYLAFSGHKLYAPFGSGVLVGRPDWLDAGRPHLAGGGAVSEVRLESVAWATGPARHEAGSPNVLGAATLARAAEVLGALDPVAWTRHEEQLRAALVDGLEAIDGVGVHRLFADAPSAIGVVNFSIAGYDAGLAAAYLSAEHGIGVRDGRFCAHPALTRLGLPAGSLRASFGVGSRLEDVERLVAAVGQLVEAGLGIDYAVDAGRWVPARDTRPFPAWAPNTPGTAGAAPCSLGE
- a CDS encoding class I SAM-dependent methyltransferase; its protein translation is MGRGGPKFDDARRRELAGAFSAGGEHYERVRPGYPREAADWIVPDGARTAVDLGAGTGKFTELLVARGLAVTAVDPSADMLAQLAARLPSVTCVAAPAERTGLPDASTDVVVAAQAWHWFDPAAATREAARLLRPGGRAGLVWNQLDTRIPWVHRLSRIMHAGDVHKPDYHPPSGPELHGWEPLVIAWEDPTTPEGIVELTKSRSYYLRASEKNRRRVEDNLAWYLFEHLGHSAGEPLALPYITQAWRATEAPR